The following proteins are co-located in the Bradyrhizobium barranii subsp. barranii genome:
- a CDS encoding plasmid replication protein, CyRepA1 family, with protein sequence MSVLTRKLKLSINRKLINKNEGNDKSLFAEGWINRSLTPKQLADSINKGIAYCCQLDGLRKSANFLCSDIISVDIDGTRRIDEMMCDPIVERFLTIFYTTPSHTNEQHRFRLIFALPRTIDSRDEMVAASRSLTLRLNGDRGATDAARIFYGSRGSNPQIFDRGIDAALLDELIKQGLDTDHSDTKGSAVTASSVSKLTVAAELPIKTGYGKTLPFSQIDFGTAVCCPFHHDEHASAFVLKSRTGTRGLHCSTCAQTFWLEGTTIPSYDFFDFDKRVREVKAYFDKHHDLGPLKDLFVNEDPIHEGLTDANIAITSSKYLTLNRINDGLTLIKSPKGTGKTERLSAVLDADPGSVLLIGHRVALIRQSCARLKLECYLDFDGPIDRLRVGICLDSLQRLRSRTGTANIFKTIIIDESEQVLSHFLSQTMDSEGRDREAIFILFKMLIQRAKRVIALDADLSWLTFETLTKMRNERPAHSPPPAAPRLTHIILNDHPVDKTIAIFQSESHLLADLKQAIDNKKRVFVTSNSKRRIDNLNAAIAADFEGTVRGLLITSATKDDPPVKAFIETPSKQALRYSVILTSPSLGTGVDIAFPDDAQEIDVVYGFFDALITTHFDCDQQLARVRHPGAVKVWISPRRFNFDTAVDVIRKDIQVSNSYKNLLVGYDALGRPTYLDDDPLLDMAIADRVAATSFEEQSKKAFSRS encoded by the coding sequence ATGTCCGTCCTTACGCGAAAACTCAAGCTTTCCATCAATCGGAAACTCATCAACAAGAACGAGGGCAACGATAAATCCTTGTTTGCTGAGGGCTGGATCAACAGGTCGTTGACCCCGAAGCAGCTCGCGGACTCGATCAACAAGGGGATCGCGTACTGCTGCCAACTCGATGGGCTCCGAAAATCGGCGAATTTCCTCTGCTCGGACATCATCTCCGTTGATATCGACGGAACGCGCCGCATCGATGAGATGATGTGCGATCCGATCGTCGAGCGCTTCCTGACGATCTTCTACACCACTCCAAGCCACACTAACGAGCAGCACCGCTTTCGTCTCATCTTCGCGCTGCCGCGAACAATCGATTCTAGGGATGAAATGGTCGCGGCATCCCGAAGCCTGACTTTGCGGCTCAATGGTGATCGAGGCGCAACAGATGCGGCTCGCATCTTCTACGGCTCACGCGGCTCCAATCCGCAAATCTTTGACCGTGGCATCGACGCAGCCCTTCTGGACGAACTCATCAAGCAAGGGCTGGATACCGATCACAGCGACACGAAGGGTTCGGCTGTAACCGCCAGCTCAGTTTCCAAACTCACCGTTGCCGCAGAACTCCCCATAAAAACAGGATATGGCAAGACGTTACCGTTCTCACAGATCGATTTCGGTACAGCGGTATGTTGCCCCTTTCATCATGATGAGCACGCAAGCGCGTTCGTCCTCAAATCGCGCACAGGCACAAGGGGATTGCATTGCTCGACCTGCGCACAGACGTTCTGGCTCGAAGGTACAACAATTCCGTCTTACGATTTCTTCGACTTCGACAAACGCGTCCGCGAAGTGAAAGCGTACTTCGACAAGCACCACGATCTCGGACCGTTGAAGGACCTTTTTGTCAACGAAGACCCGATCCACGAGGGATTGACCGACGCAAACATCGCGATCACCTCGAGCAAGTACCTGACGCTGAATCGCATCAATGACGGTCTCACTCTCATCAAGAGCCCGAAAGGAACAGGAAAGACCGAGCGCCTCAGCGCCGTTCTTGACGCCGATCCTGGCAGCGTTCTGCTCATCGGACATCGCGTAGCCCTCATTCGCCAAAGCTGCGCGCGTCTCAAACTGGAATGCTATCTTGATTTTGATGGTCCCATTGATCGGCTACGCGTCGGCATCTGCCTCGATAGCCTACAACGACTGCGATCACGCACGGGAACCGCGAACATCTTCAAGACTATCATAATTGATGAATCCGAGCAGGTTCTCTCGCATTTTCTTTCACAAACCATGGACTCGGAGGGTCGAGATCGCGAAGCGATATTCATCCTATTCAAGATGCTCATACAGCGTGCAAAGCGCGTGATCGCTCTCGACGCCGATTTAAGCTGGCTGACGTTCGAAACGCTAACAAAAATGAGGAATGAACGACCAGCTCATTCCCCTCCTCCCGCTGCACCGCGCTTAACCCACATCATCCTCAATGACCATCCTGTCGACAAAACAATCGCGATATTCCAATCGGAAAGTCATCTCCTTGCTGATCTCAAGCAAGCCATCGACAACAAGAAACGCGTCTTTGTTACCTCCAACTCTAAGCGGCGCATCGACAACCTGAACGCCGCCATCGCTGCTGACTTTGAGGGAACAGTACGCGGTCTCTTGATTACAAGCGCTACAAAAGACGACCCGCCCGTTAAAGCATTCATCGAAACCCCCAGCAAACAGGCTCTTCGGTACAGCGTGATTCTCACGTCACCTTCGCTGGGTACTGGCGTGGACATTGCATTCCCAGATGACGCGCAGGAGATTGATGTCGTGTACGGCTTTTTCGACGCGTTGATCACGACGCATTTTGATTGCGATCAACAGCTAGCCCGTGTTCGCCATCCAGGCGCTGTCAAAGTCTGGATCAGTCCGCGGAGGTTCAATTTCGACACCGCCGTAGATGTCATCAGGAAGGATATTCAGGTCAGCAATTCGTACAAAAACTTGCTGGTGGGATACGACGCCCTCGGACGACCCACCTATCTCGACGACGATCCGCTTCTCGATATGGCGATCGCTGATCGTGTCGCAGCAACGAGCTTCGAAGAACAATCTAAAAAAGCATTTTCTCGATCTTAA
- a CDS encoding CHAD domain-containing protein encodes MLTSARYDQLIATLNRWLAKGPWLKHDQQLRSEPIDVYSQAILGDWRTEIWQKGQRLRTLRRKQLHRLRIRCKRYRYMLAALQSLQVSIPPHDLAFGEIATRAHRALGDLRDLDRLRKTAQRLPPHYRKSKRKLLGQADQAFQRAPEALRRTAPVEPSRRHR; translated from the coding sequence ATGCTGACCTCTGCTCGATACGATCAATTGATAGCGACGCTCAATCGTTGGCTGGCGAAGGGTCCCTGGCTGAAGCATGATCAGCAGCTCCGGTCCGAGCCCATCGATGTCTACAGCCAAGCGATTTTAGGTGATTGGAGGACCGAAATTTGGCAAAAAGGCCAACGTCTTCGAACTCTCCGGCGCAAACAACTACATCGGCTGCGAATCCGGTGCAAACGCTACCGCTATATGTTGGCGGCACTGCAGTCTCTGCAAGTCAGCATTCCTCCGCATGATTTGGCATTCGGTGAAATCGCCACACGAGCGCATCGCGCGTTAGGCGACCTCCGAGACCTCGACCGCCTGCGGAAGACGGCACAACGTCTGCCTCCCCATTATCGCAAGAGCAAGCGAAAACTACTTGGACAGGCTGATCAAGCGTTTCAACGGGCGCCGGAGGCTTTGCGGCGGACCGCCCCGGTTGAGCCTTCACGGCGGCACCGCTAA
- a CDS encoding cytochrome c translates to MMFPYVVAALVSGAHFSALAQPLEGNPLRGREIATKLCSSCHHVLPMTIPDKADPPSFQSIANLPSTTGIALNAFLHSSHKNMPNLILAPADSNDVIAYILSLKQQ, encoded by the coding sequence ATGATGTTTCCCTACGTCGTTGCTGCACTGGTATCAGGGGCACACTTTTCCGCTCTCGCTCAGCCCCTTGAGGGCAATCCATTGCGCGGGCGTGAAATCGCGACAAAGCTATGCAGCTCATGTCACCACGTTCTGCCGATGACTATCCCCGACAAGGCTGATCCCCCGAGCTTCCAGAGCATCGCTAACCTCCCGTCGACCACAGGGATCGCTTTGAATGCGTTTCTTCATTCAAGCCACAAGAATATGCCCAATCTCATCCTTGCTCCAGCCGACTCAAATGACGTGATCGCATATATCCTGAGCCTGAAGCAGCAATAA
- a CDS encoding sensor histidine kinase, whose product MSNAFTPPGQEPVRPEPFRQPEDCPRAFCVAIEAGQKEVERLKHTEAQLRDALAREQVLLDQKDELIRHKDLMNRESDHRLMNGLQMVASLLSLQSREVPNAKAADQLKIAANRVATIGSVHKRLHALDHVGSVELKHYLENLCHDLRGILPGEHRDLAVEGIAVEVPTTIGVPLGYIVSELVMNSAKHADGKITIRVGMSAEGYELSVSDDGPGFPKGFDPTRSKGLGMKIVSSLVNQIGGQAIFGANPSGRGARFTVRFTLNRLSESVAESAAPKSVLSDLDDQRMPASLSTRPMCPVCKHRMALARVSPGKRGFEERTFECSTCERTEVVSFAVDPMKTDAVGWLAGELRPPQ is encoded by the coding sequence ATGAGCAATGCGTTCACGCCTCCAGGACAAGAGCCCGTTCGACCGGAGCCATTTCGACAGCCCGAGGATTGCCCCCGCGCATTTTGCGTTGCGATCGAGGCGGGGCAAAAGGAAGTCGAAAGGCTGAAGCACACGGAAGCCCAATTGCGAGACGCTCTCGCGCGTGAACAAGTGCTGCTCGATCAGAAAGACGAATTAATTCGGCACAAAGATCTGATGAACCGCGAGTCTGACCATAGACTGATGAACGGCCTTCAGATGGTTGCAAGCTTGCTTTCACTGCAAAGCCGGGAAGTGCCGAACGCCAAGGCAGCAGATCAACTGAAGATCGCTGCAAATCGGGTCGCCACCATAGGGAGCGTGCATAAACGTCTTCACGCTCTTGATCACGTCGGAAGTGTCGAGCTCAAGCATTATCTTGAGAACCTCTGCCACGACCTAAGGGGGATTCTTCCGGGCGAACATCGCGATCTTGCAGTTGAGGGTATTGCGGTGGAAGTGCCGACCACGATCGGAGTACCGCTGGGATACATTGTCAGTGAGCTTGTTATGAACTCCGCCAAACATGCCGACGGCAAAATCACAATAAGAGTGGGCATGAGCGCGGAAGGCTACGAACTCTCGGTCTCTGACGACGGCCCCGGCTTTCCAAAGGGATTTGATCCAACGAGGTCGAAAGGTCTCGGGATGAAGATCGTTTCATCTTTGGTCAATCAAATCGGCGGCCAGGCAATCTTCGGCGCAAATCCTTCCGGGCGAGGCGCGCGTTTCACGGTTCGGTTCACGCTCAACAGGCTATCCGAATCCGTTGCAGAGAGCGCTGCTCCGAAGAGCGTATTATCTGACCTGGATGATCAGCGAATGCCTGCATCTCTAAGCACGCGGCCGATGTGTCCGGTGTGTAAGCACCGGATGGCATTGGCACGCGTCTCGCCTGGCAAGCGTGGTTTCGAGGAGCGTACATTTGAATGCTCGACCTGCGAACGCACGGAAGTTGTGTCTTTCGCCGTGGATCCAATGAAAACAGATGCTGTCGGGTGGCTGGCAGGCGAGTTGAGGCCGCCGCAATAA
- a CDS encoding transglutaminase-like domain-containing protein, with protein MKIRVGYEMIYDFPQPTPMIMVLGAHFTRASDVIVPDYLTTDPSVTIVPYRDGFGNWCSRIVAPRGRMRLATDGIIRDTGLPDVVVPTAQQHAIEDLPADTIVYLLGSRYCETDLLSDVAWKLFEKEPPGWARVQAICDFVHNHIQFGYEHARATKTSWQVFNEGKGVCRDYAHLAITFCRCMNIPARYCTGYLGDIGMPPPYAPGDFAGWFEAYIGGRWYTFDPRNNVPRIGRILIAQVRDAADVPITHTFGPNTLVSFKVWTDELKA; from the coding sequence GTGAAGATTCGGGTCGGCTACGAGATGATTTACGACTTTCCTCAGCCTACACCCATGATCATGGTGCTGGGCGCTCATTTCACGCGGGCTTCAGATGTGATTGTGCCCGACTATCTGACGACGGATCCCTCCGTTACGATCGTCCCATACCGTGATGGCTTCGGCAATTGGTGCAGCCGCATCGTTGCCCCACGCGGCCGGATGCGCCTGGCGACTGACGGTATCATTCGCGACACAGGCTTGCCGGATGTCGTTGTGCCCACGGCACAACAACACGCGATCGAAGACTTGCCGGCAGATACAATCGTCTATCTTCTCGGCAGTCGCTATTGCGAAACCGACCTACTGTCCGATGTCGCGTGGAAGCTTTTTGAGAAGGAGCCACCTGGATGGGCGCGCGTTCAGGCGATCTGCGATTTCGTTCACAATCACATTCAATTTGGCTATGAGCATGCGCGCGCAACAAAGACGTCATGGCAAGTCTTCAATGAGGGTAAGGGCGTTTGTCGCGACTACGCGCATCTGGCCATCACCTTCTGCCGTTGCATGAACATTCCGGCAAGATACTGCACGGGCTATCTGGGCGACATCGGTATGCCTCCGCCATATGCCCCAGGCGATTTCGCCGGATGGTTCGAAGCTTATATTGGCGGGCGTTGGTACACGTTCGATCCGCGCAACAACGTCCCGCGTATCGGACGCATATTGATTGCGCAAGTACGTGACGCTGCTGACGTCCCGATTACCCATACGTTCGGGCCCAATACCTTGGTCAGCTTCAAGGTGTGGACCGATGAGCTCAAGGCTTAG